From the genome of Candidatus Binatia bacterium:
TTGAACCGGTCTTTATTCCTCAAGTCCAATACGAATCGGCAGCCGCGTATCATGCCTTTTAAAAAGCCTTTGAGGAGATCCGGGTTTTCGCGGCAAAACACTTCGTTGGCGGCGGTGACGCGGTCATGGCGGGAAGCATAGAGCTCTCTCAGGTCAGCCAGCACGGGATATCCGTCAGCGACCATCCGGTCGACTTCTCCCCCGACGGTCGCGAGAAAGGCGGGACCATATTTCCCGTCCGTAAATGCCTGTGCGACGCCTGCAAGGTCGTGCATGGCGCCCCCTGAATAGACAAACGGCACGTCTCTATCCGGCTCGAGTCCGCTGTCTTTGAGCAATTGCCGCATCATGACGTCGGTTGCTCCGCCGCGGTGATTCATATCCACGCTCTTGCCCCGCAGATCCTGAATGCTTTGAAGTCCCTTCTGCCCGATCAATATGAAGGCGTGGTTTTTCCGCCGCGCCGCTACGATGCACACCGGTTTTTGCTGGTTTTTCGCCTCGAGGATGAAAGTGGTGCGCGGGTCGATGCCTATGTCGACGACGCCCTCGGCCAGCAGGTCGGCTTGCCCCGCTTCGCGGTCGAGGAGCTCGCTCGATTCCTCGT
Proteins encoded in this window:
- a CDS encoding ABC transporter substrate-binding protein, which produces RLGAAHNEWNHVGIALLAMEAGFFAEEGLTDVELITFDEESSELLDREAGQADLLAEGVVDIGIDPRTTFILEAKNQQKPVCIVAARRKNHAFILIGQKGLQSIQDLRGKSVDMNHRGGATDVMMRQLLKDSGLEPDRDVPFVYSGGAMHDLAGVAQAFTDGKYGPAFLATVGGEVDRMVADGYPVLADLRELYASRHDRVTAANEVFCRENPDLLKGFLKGMIRGCRFVLDLRNKDRFKKIVIDAGFLTSEREQHSFDKLFEAWQDRISLDLSLPRDGIDLIVEEQKKAGRISPSFTAEMVLRLDALHEAQKSLQPA